GAATATGCAGAAATCATAAATTTATTTACAAGGATTTTGAGTGGGATCTTGGTTTTGGGATTGTACGCATCAAATAAGACATCCTCTATGAAAATGCCTTGGGTCATCTTAATTCTAATTTTCCCAATTATGGGTGTAGGCTTGTATTTGTTGATTGGTTTGAATGGTGGCACACATAAAATGCGTGAGCGATATGCAGAAATTGATAGCAAATTGTTACCAATGCTTCCGGACAGTCAGGAGTGTTTGAGCAGAATAAAAGAAACAATTCCGAAAGCAGGAAATATAGCAAGTTACATACAAAGAAATTCGCAGTATCCAATCTATCAGAATACGGATATTGTGTATTTTGATGAAGCAGTGAAAGGATTAGAGGCACAGCTTAAGGATTTGGAGAAAGCACAGAAGTTTATCTTTATGGAATATCATGCGATAGAAGACGCTGAAGCATGGCATAAGATTCAAGATGTTCTGGAAGAGCGAGTAAAAGCAGGTGTGGAAGTTAGAGTATTCTACGATGATATGGGTTCTATAGGCTTTATTAACACAGATTTTGTGAAAAAGATGGAGGCAATAGGAATTCATTGCCGTGTATTCAATCCGTTTATGCCAGGTTTAAATCTGTTTTTGAACAATCGTGATCATAGAAAAATAACAGTTATTGATGGAAAAGTCGGATTTACAGGTGGATATAATCTAGCAAACGAATATTTTAATTACACACACCCGTATGGACAGTGGAAAGATACAGGTATTCGTTTAGAAGGAGATGCTGTTCAGTCGCTTACGGTGACATTTTTGGAAATGTGGAATGCAGTAAGTGATAAGGATGCTAATGATTCTGATTTTAGTAAA
The Roseburia rectibacter DNA segment above includes these coding regions:
- the cls gene encoding cardiolipin synthase, producing MKQDTLEGKAKTKNGVKRLCFSIICILLEVIFIITIVTRLNEYAEIINLFTRILSGILVLGLYASNKTSSMKMPWVILILIFPIMGVGLYLLIGLNGGTHKMRERYAEIDSKLLPMLPDSQECLSRIKETIPKAGNIASYIQRNSQYPIYQNTDIVYFDEAVKGLEAQLKDLEKAQKFIFMEYHAIEDAEAWHKIQDVLEERVKAGVEVRVFYDDMGSIGFINTDFVKKMEAIGIHCRVFNPFMPGLNLFLNNRDHRKITVIDGKVGFTGGYNLANEYFNYTHPYGQWKDTGIRLEGDAVQSLTVTFLEMWNAVSDKDANDSDFSKYLFHYDYAAQQTGFVQPYADSPMDNEQVGEEVYISMINKAEKYCWFMTPYLIITDEMTHALCLAAKRGVDVRIITPGIPDKKFIYNITRSFYHGLVKHGVRVYEWTPGFCHAKMSVADDCMATCGTINLDYRSLYHHFENGCFMADCQAVVEIKNDLIRTMGECRDVTDQYQTGRSAYLRLGQLFMRLFAGLL